The stretch of DNA ATTGTCCTGCAGGACCGCACTCACCGGCTGTAGACAAAAAAGCACATTGGATGGAAAAGCAAGCCAATTCATTGTCTGCTCTGCGGGTTGCATGCGCTAAGATGGGCTATGATGATTGATTCTGCGTCGATTTCCAGCTATGGCCAAGATTCACACCCACTATGACAACCTGAAAGTGTCGCGTATGGCGCCGCAGGAGGTCATACGTGCCGCCTACAAAGCGCTCAGCCAAAAATACCATCCGGATAAGAACCCGGGGGATGAGAAGGCTGCCCGCATCATGGCCATCCTCAACAGCGCCTACGAGACCCTGTCCGACGCCCAGCGCCGCAAGGAGCATGACGAGTGGATCACCTCGGAGGAATGGGAAATCGAGTGGCTGGAAAGCACCCGCCACGAAGACGGCCACGGTCCCCGAGGCGACAAGCATAAGCACGACGCCAACTGGCATCCGGAACACGTCAACGACACCGTGGTCAAGCGCGGCCGCCGGCCCGGCTGGCGCACCTGGGCCGGACTGGCGGCCTGCCTGGCGCTGGGCTGGATCGGCGGCGCCACCATGGTGGCCGAGCCGCAGCTGATGGGCAGCCTCAGCAGTGCATGGGGCGGCAAGGGCGGCATCAACGCCAATGCCGCCACGCCCGAGACGGCGGCGCGCCGCGGCGCGCGCGAGGCGCGTGCCGACAGCCGCAGCGAAGAGTCCGATGCCTGGGCCACCGTGCGGCTGGCCGATGCGCATGCGGGCAAGACGGCGCCGATCAAGGTGGTGACCGCCTCGCAGGTGGTGTTACCGGGCGCCGGCGCCGAGTGCGACAGCGAAACCCCGACCCAAACCCTGCTCGCGCCCAACGGCGAACCGTGGCCGTCCCGTTCCGGCTATATGGAAGGTTTCCCGGTTGGCAACCGCGGCGACGATATGCAGCTGATGCTGGACAACGCCAGCAACGGCTCGGCGGTGTTCATCAAGGTCTACGACCTCGACCGTCGCTCGAATGTGCGCTACGCCTATGTGCAGGCGCACGACAAGCTGCTGGTCGACAAGCTGGCCAACGGCAAGTACGAAATCCGCTACCAGAACCTGGATGCCGCCGCCAATCCGGGCGCGTGCGGCGCGGCCAGCCGCACGGCGGCCGCCAGCGTGGAAGCAGGGGCGTCACCCGTCAGCAACTAGTGCGGCAATGCAGCTTCGATAA from Duganella dendranthematis encodes:
- a CDS encoding J domain-containing protein, which encodes MAKIHTHYDNLKVSRMAPQEVIRAAYKALSQKYHPDKNPGDEKAARIMAILNSAYETLSDAQRRKEHDEWITSEEWEIEWLESTRHEDGHGPRGDKHKHDANWHPEHVNDTVVKRGRRPGWRTWAGLAACLALGWIGGATMVAEPQLMGSLSSAWGGKGGINANAATPETAARRGAREARADSRSEESDAWATVRLADAHAGKTAPIKVVTASQVVLPGAGAECDSETPTQTLLAPNGEPWPSRSGYMEGFPVGNRGDDMQLMLDNASNGSAVFIKVYDLDRRSNVRYAYVQAHDKLLVDKLANGKYEIRYQNLDAAANPGACGAASRTAAASVEAGASPVSN